From the genome of Candidatus Electrothrix communis, one region includes:
- a CDS encoding phosphate/phosphite/phosphonate ABC transporter substrate-binding protein, giving the protein MISLGCLLLSACSDQEEKTYLPEFSTTPPIMDTEYIFGVHPLHNPQRLFEVFGPMMEYLSKNITGASFRLEASRNYAAFDEKLYARKFHFALPNPFQTVNAVDKGYKVFGKMGDDQNFRGIILVRKDSSIKKVTDLKGKAVSYPAPTALAASMMPQYYLQTHGVDVMTELDNRYVGSQESSIMNVFLGQTQAAATWPPPWKALSAERPELAEQLKVIWRTEPLLNNGLVVLPDVPDNIIRQVIKLLTTLHTHEQGRRILKPMELSGYESADDDTYLPVRDFLIKFAHEVRPLQ; this is encoded by the coding sequence ATGATTTCTCTCGGATGCCTGTTGTTATCCGCCTGCAGTGACCAGGAGGAAAAGACCTACTTGCCCGAATTCTCTACAACCCCGCCGATCATGGACACCGAATATATTTTCGGTGTTCATCCGCTCCATAATCCGCAAAGGCTTTTCGAGGTCTTTGGCCCCATGATGGAATACCTGTCAAAAAATATTACCGGTGCCTCTTTCAGATTGGAAGCCTCGCGTAATTATGCCGCTTTTGATGAAAAACTCTATGCCCGAAAATTTCATTTCGCCCTGCCCAATCCATTTCAGACTGTCAATGCGGTGGATAAAGGCTATAAAGTGTTCGGGAAAATGGGAGACGATCAAAATTTCAGAGGGATCATCCTGGTCAGAAAGGACAGCAGCATAAAAAAGGTTACGGATCTCAAAGGAAAAGCTGTCAGTTATCCTGCTCCCACAGCATTAGCCGCTTCGATGATGCCGCAATACTATCTTCAGACACACGGTGTGGATGTCATGACGGAATTGGACAACCGATATGTCGGTTCTCAGGAATCATCCATTATGAACGTATTCTTAGGGCAAACCCAGGCCGCTGCCACCTGGCCTCCTCCCTGGAAGGCATTAAGCGCGGAACGGCCGGAATTAGCTGAGCAGCTGAAGGTTATCTGGCGGACAGAACCTCTGCTGAATAACGGACTGGTTGTCTTGCCTGATGTTCCGGATAACATCATTCGACAGGTCATCAAGCTGTTAACAACTCTTCATACCCATGAGCAGGGGAGACGCATTCTGAAGCCAATGGAACTTTCAGGCTACGAGAGCGCTGATGATGACACCTATCTGCCTGTGCGTGATTTTCTCATCAAATTCGCACATGAAGTAAGACCGTTACAATAA
- a CDS encoding response regulator encodes MKELEGIKLLIIDDEVEFATTLCRRLQLRNIDAVDAHSGKEGLALLQELHPNVVILDLKMHDMSGLDVLEKIKASDTSIEVIMLTGHGSARAGIEVGEKGAFAYMIKPVDLHELLLKIDEAVKKQAEGNEGKT; translated from the coding sequence ATGAAGGAGCTGGAGGGGATCAAGCTGTTGATCATTGATGATGAGGTGGAATTTGCCACAACCCTGTGTCGGCGGCTGCAACTGCGCAATATCGACGCGGTTGATGCCCATAGCGGCAAGGAAGGGTTAGCGCTTTTGCAGGAGCTGCACCCGAATGTCGTTATCCTTGATCTGAAGATGCATGATATGAGCGGGCTGGACGTGCTGGAAAAAATTAAGGCCTCTGATACGAGTATTGAGGTGATTATGCTGACCGGGCACGGCTCAGCTCGTGCCGGGATTGAGGTCGGAGAAAAAGGAGCTTTTGCTTATATGATCAAGCCGGTCGACCTGCATGAACTCTTGCTCAAGATTGACGAGGCTGTGAAGAAACAGGCTGAGGGCAATGAGGGCAAAACATGA
- a CDS encoding ATP-binding protein: protein MKKCSLWLEKILPPPRGNFMIRADLDKGYRRFSRGLTLILTVLVLVPMTIIAILSHYQQVAIFIFCALVAVLVVFQLSEAITGHLREAGLKREQFLARAEQPNKLASIGRLAAGVAHEINNPLAIINQQAGLIQDIQEMSPGFPQKDMVEESLAGIQNSVQRCKAITHRLLGFAHQTRVKMEEVDINALLYEAVDFLAEEASYSQIGMEFILDQDIQRPWSDHGELLQVFLNIIGNAIDALAEGGGGGRIILSSQQVAPETVRICITDNGPGMTAEVQQHIFDPFFTTKETGRGTGLGLSIVYGLIRKLGGTVNVVSVMGKGTEFEIDLPVHQEEE, encoded by the coding sequence ATGAAAAAATGTTCTCTCTGGTTGGAAAAGATCCTACCCCCGCCTCGGGGCAATTTTATGATCCGGGCGGATCTCGATAAGGGCTATCGTCGTTTTTCAAGAGGACTGACCCTGATTCTTACGGTCCTGGTTCTGGTGCCCATGACCATCATCGCCATTCTTTCCCATTATCAGCAGGTCGCCATTTTTATTTTTTGCGCTCTGGTTGCGGTGTTGGTGGTCTTTCAACTCAGTGAGGCTATTACCGGACATCTACGCGAGGCTGGCTTGAAACGGGAGCAGTTTCTTGCTCGGGCTGAGCAACCCAATAAGCTGGCTTCCATCGGCAGATTGGCCGCCGGGGTGGCCCATGAAATCAATAATCCCCTGGCGATTATCAATCAGCAGGCTGGCTTGATACAGGATATCCAGGAGATGTCGCCCGGATTTCCACAAAAGGATATGGTGGAGGAATCCCTTGCAGGCATCCAGAACAGCGTGCAGCGCTGTAAGGCCATCACCCATCGTCTGCTCGGTTTTGCCCATCAGACCAGGGTGAAAATGGAAGAGGTTGATATCAACGCCCTCCTCTATGAGGCGGTTGATTTTCTGGCTGAAGAGGCATCGTATAGCCAGATCGGCATGGAATTTATCCTGGATCAAGATATCCAGCGTCCTTGGAGCGACCACGGAGAACTCTTGCAGGTTTTCCTCAATATCATCGGCAACGCCATAGATGCTTTGGCGGAAGGCGGAGGGGGCGGTAGGATTATCCTGAGCAGCCAACAGGTGGCCCCTGAGACCGTCCGCATCTGTATTACGGATAACGGTCCCGGCATGACAGCCGAGGTGCAGCAGCATATTTTTGACCCTTTTTTCACAACCAAGGAAACAGGGCGGGGGACCGGGCTGGGGTTGTCTATTGTCTATGGTCTGATCAGAAAGCTGGGCGGCACCGTGAATGTGGTTTCTGTGATGGGAAAGGGCACGGAATTTGAGATTGATTTGCCGGTCCATCAGGAGGAGGAATGA
- a CDS encoding ATP-binding protein: protein MLENTSGLLKQIALGEDSILELKNISFKGEKISGPHRNGMADELAAMANTHAGIILLGVDDRTREIEGISSEKLDLVEDWLRAICNDLIEPPLDCLIRKLSLAVQEEKEKVIIRIDVPRSLFVHQSPGGYFRRIGSSKRQMKPDMLARLFQQRSQARLIRFDEQAVPGARFDDLAPSLWNRFRTVISSHDDQEFLLKMKLISPGENDILCPTVSGVLMACETPDAFMSGAFIQAVCYRGIERDGGYQLDAKDISGPLDIQVRDACRFVERNMRVYAIKAPNRIDTPQFSLNAVFEAVVNAVAHRDYSVYGSKIRLHLFADRLEIFSPGTIPNTMTIDSLSERQSVRNELLTSLLARCPMNFNAIGSQRSSIMDKRGEGVPIIILESEQLSGVRPEYRLLDDAELKLTIYAAPPPAEHG, encoded by the coding sequence ATGCTGGAAAACACTTCAGGCCTGCTCAAACAGATAGCACTGGGTGAGGATTCAATTCTTGAGCTGAAGAATATCTCATTCAAAGGTGAAAAAATCAGCGGGCCTCATCGTAACGGGATGGCCGATGAGCTTGCCGCAATGGCCAATACCCATGCCGGAATCATTCTTTTGGGTGTTGATGACAGGACTCGGGAAATTGAGGGTATTTCGTCGGAAAAACTTGATCTTGTCGAAGATTGGCTGCGAGCCATATGTAACGATCTTATAGAACCTCCGTTGGATTGCCTTATCCGTAAGCTTTCTCTGGCTGTTCAGGAAGAAAAAGAAAAGGTAATTATTCGCATTGATGTGCCGAGGAGTCTGTTTGTTCATCAAAGTCCGGGTGGCTATTTTCGTCGTATCGGCAGTTCCAAGCGGCAGATGAAGCCGGATATGTTAGCACGTCTTTTTCAGCAGCGCAGCCAAGCCCGCCTGATACGCTTTGACGAACAGGCTGTACCGGGGGCTCGGTTTGATGATTTAGCCCCGAGCCTGTGGAATCGATTCAGAACTGTTATCTCTTCTCATGATGATCAGGAATTTCTGCTCAAGATGAAATTGATCTCGCCGGGAGAGAACGATATTCTCTGCCCGACGGTCAGCGGTGTTTTGATGGCCTGCGAGACACCGGATGCCTTCATGTCCGGTGCTTTTATTCAGGCAGTCTGTTATCGCGGTATAGAGAGAGACGGCGGATATCAGCTTGATGCTAAAGATATCAGCGGTCCCTTGGACATCCAGGTTCGGGATGCCTGCCGCTTTGTTGAGCGCAATATGCGTGTTTACGCAATCAAGGCGCCAAACCGGATTGATACACCGCAGTTTTCTCTGAACGCTGTTTTTGAGGCTGTGGTCAACGCGGTTGCCCACCGTGATTATTCGGTTTACGGATCAAAGATTCGCCTTCATCTCTTTGCTGATCGTCTTGAGATTTTTTCTCCGGGTACCATTCCAAATACCATGACCATTGACAGTCTCTCTGAGCGGCAATCTGTCCGCAACGAGTTGTTGACTTCTCTGCTGGCCCGCTGTCCTATGAATTTCAATGCCATAGGAAGCCAACGGAGCTCTATTATGGATAAACGCGGTGAAGGGGTCCCGATCATTATCTTGGAAAGCGAGCAACTTTCCGGTGTCAGACCGGAATACCGGCTCCTTGATGATGCTGAGCTTAAGCTGACCATCTATGCGGCCCCACCGCCTGCGGAGCACGGCTGA
- a CDS encoding SLC13 family permease has protein sequence MCLSGEKKRFDWKRLLFIFTGIGLFTLVYFFPPWPDAVDPTGAHFVLTREGKGALAIFLLAATWWVFEVVPIGVTSLTIGVLQALFMIRDPGTAFRDFMDPSVLFIFGSIMIGMVFTKTGLTRRMAYKMLSIVGERTSMIYLGCFAMTGVLTHFMAHTAVAATMFPLLMAIHSLYADEEGPTRFGKGLFIGMAYVAGAGSIITLLGAARGAVALGFYKDIMKVDISFFELSWYMFPIGWLMIFLLWGFFLLFFKPEHARIPGLKEKASRMYEDLGRWSQKELLTAGIVFGTILIIALKNFIPALADIHKTGILLCSTVSFFLFNILAIDDLEEVPWNIILLFAGAMSIGFCLWETGAARWLAVNWLVLFQNSPPLVFILGMAFFVMMMTNFIMNVAAIAISLPVALVIAPYLGVSGEVILFSSLVVAGMPFLLLVGAAPNAIAYNSKQFTTGEFFLWGIPASILLMLVVWLAVAVIWPLMGMEVFVSVAE, from the coding sequence GTGTGTTTGTCCGGGGAGAAAAAGCGATTTGATTGGAAACGATTGCTCTTTATCTTCACCGGGATCGGCCTTTTTACTCTTGTGTATTTCTTCCCGCCCTGGCCGGATGCTGTTGATCCGACCGGAGCACATTTTGTCCTGACCCGGGAAGGGAAGGGTGCCTTGGCTATTTTTCTGCTGGCTGCAACCTGGTGGGTGTTTGAAGTGGTGCCCATCGGCGTGACCAGTCTGACCATCGGCGTCCTGCAAGCCCTGTTTATGATCCGTGATCCCGGCACTGCATTTCGGGATTTTATGGACCCTTCCGTGCTTTTTATCTTTGGCTCCATCATGATCGGTATGGTGTTTACTAAGACCGGTCTGACCAGACGGATGGCCTATAAGATGCTCTCCATTGTCGGGGAACGGACCAGCATGATCTACCTGGGCTGTTTTGCCATGACCGGTGTGCTGACCCATTTCATGGCCCATACCGCAGTGGCTGCCACCATGTTTCCCCTGCTCATGGCTATTCATTCCCTGTATGCTGATGAGGAGGGGCCGACCCGCTTCGGCAAGGGCCTGTTCATCGGCATGGCCTATGTGGCCGGGGCAGGCAGTATCATCACCCTGCTGGGCGCGGCCAGGGGGGCTGTGGCCCTGGGTTTTTATAAGGACATCATGAAGGTGGATATCAGTTTTTTTGAATTGAGCTGGTACATGTTCCCCATTGGCTGGCTCATGATCTTTCTGCTCTGGGGCTTTTTTCTCCTCTTTTTCAAGCCGGAACATGCCCGGATTCCCGGCCTAAAGGAAAAAGCGAGCAGGATGTACGAGGATTTGGGCCGCTGGAGCCAGAAGGAGCTCCTCACCGCTGGGATCGTGTTCGGAACCATCCTGATTATCGCGCTGAAGAATTTTATTCCCGCCTTGGCTGATATCCATAAAACCGGTATTCTGCTCTGTTCCACGGTTTCTTTTTTCCTCTTCAATATTCTTGCAATTGATGATCTTGAAGAGGTGCCCTGGAATATTATCCTGCTTTTTGCTGGGGCTATGTCCATCGGTTTCTGTCTCTGGGAGACCGGGGCGGCCCGTTGGCTGGCCGTTAACTGGCTGGTCCTCTTTCAGAACTCACCGCCTCTGGTTTTTATTCTCGGCATGGCCTTCTTTGTCATGATGATGACCAACTTCATTATGAACGTGGCTGCCATTGCCATTTCTTTACCCGTAGCCCTGGTTATTGCCCCTTATCTCGGAGTCAGCGGCGAGGTGATTCTTTTTTCCTCCCTTGTGGTCGCTGGCATGCCCTTTCTCCTGCTTGTCGGTGCAGCTCCTAATGCCATCGCTTATAACTCCAAGCAATTCACCACCGGAGAGTTCTTCCTGTGGGGCATTCCGGCCAGTATCCTGTTGATGCTGGTGGTCTGGCTGGCCGTGGCTGTTATCTGGCCGCTCATGGGGATGGAGGTTTTTGTGTCTGTGGCGGAGTGA
- a CDS encoding CBS domain-containing protein, whose product MSDQAKDIREMVIPLERCPRLYDHQTLNEAIALFALSPSEENPIDLHLLLVLDQRNNLVGKLSRTDILRGLVPSLLGMGRGGSKFSWGNAEDPHLTCLYEDHALAECGGNRARLVRSLMRPVDFTLSADTHILEAIVVLHRHNTSCVPVIDNGAVIGLLRFEELFHAMCNTWCTLPQD is encoded by the coding sequence ATGTCGGACCAAGCAAAGGATATACGGGAGATGGTTATTCCTCTTGAACGGTGTCCCCGGCTGTACGATCATCAAACTCTGAACGAGGCCATAGCTCTGTTCGCCCTGAGTCCGTCTGAAGAAAATCCTATTGATCTTCATCTTCTGCTTGTGCTTGATCAACGAAATAATCTGGTGGGCAAGCTTTCACGGACCGACATCCTACGCGGTTTGGTGCCCAGCCTACTGGGCATGGGGAGGGGAGGGAGTAAATTTTCCTGGGGCAATGCGGAAGATCCGCACCTGACCTGTCTTTATGAAGATCACGCCCTTGCCGAGTGCGGGGGTAATCGTGCCCGACTGGTTCGTTCCCTGATGCGTCCTGTTGATTTCACTTTATCGGCGGATACCCATATTCTGGAGGCGATTGTGGTGCTGCACCGCCATAATACCTCCTGTGTGCCGGTGATCGACAACGGGGCGGTCATCGGTCTCCTTCGTTTTGAAGAACTTTTTCACGCCATGTGCAATACCTGGTGTACGCTGCCTCAGGACTGA
- a CDS encoding response regulator gives MDRHLSTKVLLVDDEEEFSRLLARRLETRGMKVAAVTCGEEAVSLVDKRIFDVAVIDLSMPGIDGIETLKQIKAKRPDLEVLMLTGHATVAGGIEAMKQGAGDFLQKPVDMDELLEKIKTARAAHLTAVHQKADAEMQEILKRKSW, from the coding sequence ATGGATAGGCATCTGTCGACAAAAGTACTCCTTGTTGATGACGAAGAGGAGTTTTCCCGGCTGCTTGCCCGCCGCCTTGAAACCAGAGGGATGAAGGTTGCTGCTGTCACCTGTGGCGAGGAGGCGGTGTCCTTAGTGGATAAGCGGATCTTTGATGTTGCTGTTATTGATCTTTCCATGCCGGGCATTGACGGTATTGAAACGCTGAAACAGATTAAGGCCAAGAGGCCGGATCTTGAAGTTTTGATGCTGACCGGGCATGCTACGGTCGCTGGCGGCATTGAGGCCATGAAGCAGGGAGCCGGTGATTTCCTGCAGAAGCCTGTAGATATGGATGAGTTGCTGGAAAAGATCAAGACAGCACGGGCAGCTCATCTGACAGCCGTGCATCAGAAAGCCGATGCTGAAATGCAGGAGATTCTTAAGCGAAAGAGCTGGTAG
- a CDS encoding 1-deoxy-D-xylulose-5-phosphate reductoisomerase yields MKSISLLGSTGSIGKNVLNVVRSFPDRFRVVGLSAGRNITELAAQIEEFQPACISVADQALASQLIAMLPEEYRKRIFWGDEGNQKVATVPAAEMVVSAVVGAVGLLPTLAAIAEGKDIGLANKETLVMAGRLVMESAQKHKVALLPIDSEHSAIFQALEAGRRDDVGMIILTASGGPFRTLEKEGLRRVTPDQALAHPNWDMGRKISIDSATMMNKGLEVIEACWLFDVPVEKIRVVVHPESIVHSLVEYIDGSVMAQLGIPDMRIPIAYALSYPERIPLNLSRLSLSECGHLCFEKPDYDRFPALGLAFRVMEEGGVKPAVLNAANEVAVAAFLDEQIGFTDITAIVASTLDCFDPGDDLDLDAILAADGKAREIAGKEVAQRQLV; encoded by the coding sequence ATGAAATCCATTTCCCTGCTTGGTTCCACCGGTTCCATTGGTAAAAATGTCCTCAATGTGGTGCGTTCTTTCCCTGATCGTTTTCGAGTTGTCGGACTCTCTGCAGGGAGGAATATTACAGAGCTTGCTGCCCAGATTGAGGAGTTTCAGCCTGCCTGCATCTCGGTTGCTGATCAGGCCTTGGCCTCGCAGCTCATTGCCATGTTACCGGAGGAGTACCGGAAAAGGATCTTCTGGGGAGATGAGGGAAATCAGAAGGTAGCCACTGTTCCGGCAGCGGAGATGGTCGTGTCAGCGGTGGTGGGTGCGGTGGGGCTTTTGCCCACCTTGGCGGCAATCGCGGAGGGCAAGGATATCGGGCTTGCTAACAAGGAGACCTTGGTCATGGCTGGGCGACTGGTCATGGAGTCAGCTCAAAAACATAAGGTTGCTCTCCTTCCTATAGATTCCGAGCATTCGGCTATTTTTCAGGCCCTAGAGGCCGGACGCCGCGATGATGTGGGTATGATTATCCTGACGGCTTCGGGCGGCCCCTTTCGTACCTTGGAGAAAGAGGGATTACGCCGGGTCACCCCGGATCAGGCCCTGGCCCATCCCAACTGGGATATGGGGCGCAAGATCTCCATTGATTCGGCAACCATGATGAATAAGGGTCTGGAGGTTATCGAGGCTTGTTGGCTTTTTGATGTGCCGGTGGAGAAGATTCGGGTGGTTGTCCATCCAGAATCCATTGTCCATTCACTGGTGGAGTATATTGACGGCTCTGTGATGGCTCAGTTGGGGATTCCGGATATGCGTATTCCCATTGCCTATGCCCTGTCCTACCCGGAACGAATTCCTCTCAATCTTTCTCGGCTCAGTCTTTCCGAGTGTGGTCATCTCTGTTTTGAAAAACCGGATTATGATCGCTTTCCGGCTCTTGGGCTCGCCTTCAGAGTAATGGAAGAGGGGGGGGTGAAACCGGCAGTGCTCAATGCTGCCAATGAGGTTGCAGTTGCCGCCTTTTTGGACGAGCAGATCGGTTTTACGGATATCACCGCAATTGTCGCCTCGACCTTGGATTGTTTTGACCCTGGTGATGACTTGGATCTGGATGCTATTTTAGCAGCAGATGGCAAGGCTCGGGAGATTGCTGGCAAGGAAGTCGCACAGAGGCAGTTGGTTTAG
- a CDS encoding phosphatidate cytidylyltransferase: MKQRLIPGIFMVVLWVLLLFLAPPFMFWCVLTIGTALALYEFFRMIDKTPGTDILILSLLTCLVPVLASADGSPSEVLVGSYLALLGLVMLTIFFYTRFVHALAFLMQAGFAVFYIGLCSAFLVLLRFLPDGSSWLLLLTAVTAGSDTGAYYSGRAFGKQKLCPSISPGKTINGAIGGILTAVFAVVFLGAFLLPEIGSFRLALAAALLALVGIAGDLAESIIKRGTGIKDSGTLLGGHGGLLDRIDSLLLTAPLLYLLLYSGVLQ; the protein is encoded by the coding sequence ATGAAACAACGTTTGATCCCTGGGATATTCATGGTTGTACTGTGGGTATTGCTGCTGTTTCTGGCCCCTCCTTTTATGTTTTGGTGTGTTCTCACCATCGGCACCGCTCTTGCTCTGTATGAGTTTTTTCGTATGATCGACAAAACGCCCGGAACAGACATTCTCATCCTGTCCCTGCTGACCTGTTTGGTCCCGGTGCTGGCCTCTGCTGATGGTAGCCCTTCTGAGGTGCTGGTCGGCAGTTATCTTGCTTTACTGGGCTTGGTCATGTTGACCATCTTTTTTTATACCCGTTTTGTCCATGCCCTGGCCTTTCTCATGCAGGCTGGCTTTGCTGTTTTTTATATTGGCCTTTGTTCTGCCTTTCTTGTCCTGCTTCGTTTTCTTCCAGACGGGAGTTCCTGGCTGTTATTGTTGACCGCTGTGACGGCAGGGTCCGACACCGGTGCCTATTATAGTGGTCGAGCCTTTGGGAAGCAAAAGCTCTGCCCGAGTATCAGTCCGGGCAAGACCATCAACGGAGCAATCGGCGGAATCCTGACCGCTGTTTTTGCTGTTGTGTTCTTAGGAGCTTTTCTTCTCCCGGAGATCGGTAGTTTTCGTCTGGCCCTAGCCGCAGCCTTACTTGCCCTTGTGGGTATTGCCGGGGACCTGGCTGAGTCCATTATTAAGCGTGGTACCGGGATCAAGGATTCCGGCACCCTGCTGGGTGGGCATGGCGGGTTACTGGATCGGATCGACAGCCTGCTCTTGACCGCGCCTCTGCTCTATCTACTGCTTTACTCTGGAGTTCTCCAATGA
- a CDS encoding isoprenyl transferase: MHETCYPAPLPKHVAIIMDGNGRWAQQRHRPRLFGHKAGADSVREAVETAREIGVRHLTLYAFSTENWRRPGLEVKGLMTLLKTYLKSELDTMKKNGIRLQCFGQKERLPDDVRKMLDKVIAETEHCSKLRLNLCLSYGSRTEMIEAVQEISRQCASGELKPEDIDDQLFSDHLYSTGQPDPDLLIRTSGEQRLSNFLLWQLSYAELYFTDIKWPDFRRDQFVEALEEYAGRQRRFGKTGAQADSVAT; this comes from the coding sequence ATGCATGAAACTTGTTACCCAGCCCCGCTTCCCAAGCATGTGGCTATTATCATGGACGGTAATGGTCGCTGGGCCCAACAGCGCCATCGTCCCCGACTCTTCGGCCATAAAGCTGGAGCGGATTCCGTGCGTGAGGCTGTAGAAACAGCTCGTGAGATTGGGGTCAGGCATCTGACCCTGTATGCTTTTTCCACGGAGAATTGGCGTCGTCCCGGCCTGGAGGTCAAGGGCCTCATGACCTTGCTGAAGACGTATTTGAAGTCTGAGCTGGATACTATGAAGAAAAACGGGATCCGCCTGCAATGTTTCGGTCAGAAAGAGCGCCTTCCTGATGATGTGCGCAAGATGCTTGATAAGGTCATTGCCGAGACAGAGCATTGCTCCAAGCTGCGCTTAAATCTCTGCCTCAGCTACGGTTCTCGAACAGAAATGATCGAGGCTGTCCAGGAGATCAGTCGGCAATGTGCATCCGGTGAGCTGAAGCCGGAGGATATTGATGATCAGCTGTTCAGTGACCATCTCTATTCCACAGGTCAGCCTGACCCGGATTTATTGATCAGGACCAGCGGTGAGCAGCGGCTTTCCAATTTTCTCCTCTGGCAGCTCTCCTATGCTGAGTTGTATTTTACAGATATTAAATGGCCGGATTTTCGCAGGGATCAGTTTGTTGAGGCCTTGGAGGAATACGCGGGGCGTCAGCGACGTTTCGGGAAAACTGGGGCGCAGGCTGACAGCGTCGCTACATGA
- the frr gene encoding ribosome recycling factor — translation MANEVVELARESMEERVEAMKRELTRIRTGRASRTLLDGIKVNAYGSNLPVDQVGTITVPESRMIVIQPWDPQMLAVLEKAIMISDLGLTPANDGKVIRLNIPQLTEERRKELVKKVKKIAEEYKVGVRNDRRDANDTFKAQKNDKEISEDDMFRDQEEVQKVTDEFIARIDEIAAGKEKEVMEV, via the coding sequence ATGGCAAACGAGGTTGTAGAGCTGGCAAGAGAGAGTATGGAGGAAAGGGTTGAGGCGATGAAACGAGAGTTGACCAGGATCCGAACCGGTCGTGCCTCCCGAACCCTGCTGGACGGCATTAAAGTGAATGCCTATGGTTCCAACCTGCCTGTTGATCAGGTAGGGACGATCACGGTTCCTGAAAGCCGAATGATTGTGATTCAGCCTTGGGACCCGCAAATGCTGGCTGTTCTGGAAAAGGCCATCATGATTTCGGATCTTGGCCTGACACCGGCCAATGACGGTAAGGTTATCCGCCTCAATATTCCTCAGTTGACCGAAGAACGGCGCAAGGAATTGGTGAAAAAGGTAAAGAAGATTGCTGAAGAGTACAAGGTCGGGGTGCGTAATGACCGGCGTGATGCCAACGATACCTTTAAAGCACAAAAGAACGACAAAGAAATTTCTGAAGACGATATGTTTCGAGATCAGGAAGAGGTACAGAAGGTGACGGATGAATTCATCGCCCGGATTGACGAGATAGCCGCTGGCAAAGAAAAAGAGGTTATGGAGGTTTAG
- a CDS encoding type II toxin-antitoxin system VapC family toxin produces the protein MKIIIDTHIFLWALADPSRIKAGKRAELETLTNIVYVSSITLAEIMIKASIGKLNVDYDPVDMVRQSGFEQLDFRGQDALLLKEMPFHHKDPFDRMLIAQSIANGYYLMTEDSKFSAYDCRLL, from the coding sequence ATGAAGATCATTATTGACACCCATATCTTCCTGTGGGCACTTGCCGATCCGTCCAGAATAAAAGCCGGTAAACGGGCTGAACTGGAAACGTTGACAAACATTGTTTACGTGAGTTCAATCACTCTTGCCGAAATCATGATCAAGGCATCTATCGGCAAACTGAACGTGGATTACGACCCGGTTGACATGGTTCGGCAAAGCGGCTTTGAACAGCTCGACTTCCGGGGACAGGACGCTCTGCTACTCAAAGAAATGCCTTTTCATCATAAAGATCCTTTTGATCGAATGCTGATCGCACAATCCATTGCCAATGGGTATTATCTCATGACAGAGGACAGTAAATTTTCCGCTTATGATTGTCGTTTGCTCTAA
- a CDS encoding type II toxin-antitoxin system prevent-host-death family antitoxin yields MIVNISEAKTNLSKLVNIACHGEEVIIAKNNLPLVEIVAYKIKGKRKLGLLAGKIDVPDDIMDEDEVLNEMFYGPSEADETKKQ; encoded by the coding sequence ATGATCGTCAATATTTCCGAAGCAAAAACAAATCTCTCAAAATTAGTGAACATTGCCTGTCATGGAGAAGAGGTCATAATCGCCAAAAACAATCTTCCCCTTGTAGAGATAGTTGCTTATAAAATAAAAGGAAAACGAAAACTAGGTCTCCTTGCAGGCAAGATTGACGTGCCAGACGATATTATGGACGAAGATGAGGTGCTGAACGAAATGTTTTATGGGCCGAGCGAGGCCGACGAGACAAAGAAGCAATGA
- a CDS encoding integration host factor subunit alpha, with protein sequence MKKETKKKTSSDEVNGKKGNVTRKELAVAINKELDLSQRNSAELVDTIFASMKETLVGGESLKLVQFGTLTVRDKSPRRGRNPRTGESMMITKRKMVSFRPSKRLRELLNQ encoded by the coding sequence ATGAAAAAAGAAACGAAGAAAAAAACAAGTAGCGACGAAGTTAACGGGAAAAAAGGCAATGTTACCCGGAAAGAGCTGGCTGTTGCCATTAACAAAGAACTCGACTTGTCCCAGCGCAATTCCGCAGAGCTCGTTGATACTATCTTTGCCTCCATGAAAGAAACCTTGGTGGGCGGGGAGTCGCTGAAGCTGGTTCAGTTCGGTACCTTGACCGTACGTGATAAATCTCCCCGGCGTGGGCGTAATCCCCGTACTGGTGAGTCCATGATGATCACCAAGCGGAAGATGGTCTCTTTCCGTCCTTCCAAGCGGCTGCGTGAGCTGCTGAATCAGTAG